A region of the Leptospira broomii serovar Hurstbridge str. 5399 genome:
TTTGGTAAAAAAGCAACAGGAGAATAAAATGAAGGATCGGATTTTTTAAGCGGTACGGCCGGCCAAAAAATAGATTCAGACCTTATAATTCACAGATAGATCTAGATCTACCGAAAAATTTTGTCTCTTATATAATCCAAGCATTTGGAGAAAACCAGATGTCTTGGAAGGAGACTTGCGTACCAAGAAAGAATAGAGTTCTCGTGGCCAGAAGCAGGACGGATGGACAATGACTGGCCTTTGCCAAGAGTTCGGAACCAGCAGAGTAAACGGTTATCAATATCTGAAACAATATGCTGAATTCGACATTGACGGGCTAAAAGATAAACGGAGAAAGATGACTACTTTCAATGCAAGTACAATAATCATCGACCGCATGAAGGATTAAAAAATGAATTTCCGATGACGACCGCAAACCATCGAGAAGAGTATCCTTAATTTCTTCCTGAAGCATATTATCCAATAAACGAAATCATTGTCAGGCAAATGATTTAAGGGGTAATTATTGTGCGGTTGTCAATCTTTCCTTCATCCGCTCTAGAGGAACCAGCTTGGACTAAAAGACATCGCAGATAGACGCTTGCAAGAATTCTTTTTTATCAATCGGGACTCGAGTAATCGATATTTATGCGGGGAAAGAATTGCAATATAAGATCCTTGTACTGTTTCAATTAACGTAACAATTATGATTTATTTAGCACTTTTCTATAAGAGGAAATATTGAGTATCTAATGCAAAGTAAGAACTGAACCTCCGAAGCACACAGTGTCGAAATTTCAAGCGACATAATGTCGATTATCGGAAGTACCTTGTTACCTCACGTAACAATCTACTCCAAATGAATCCGGAAAGATGCAAAGTAAGTATAGGGAACTTACAAACTATTGAACGGAGTATAAAATTTAATGAAATTCTCATTTCAGTCAATATATTATTTCTTTTCGATTTTTATTAGAGAAGGAGACTTATACGGAGTTACCTCAGCTCAAAGAATTGTAAGTTAAAAATACTAAATCAATTTAATGAGACAAAACTCCTTCGAGTATTCTCCAGAAAATAGAATCGGGTCGCCTGTGGTTGTCTCTCAGTATACTAACCAAATGGAAATCTCGTCGCTCGCACGCTAGAAATTCAGGATTATAGCGAATTCTAATTTCTCAAAATTGTTTGAAGAAATACTATTTCAGGGGGAACAAGGATACCCAATTCGTTTAGTATACTTTACTTTCATCTAAAATAGAAAAGAATCTTCCTCCTTTTGTAAATCGGCTTGCTCTTCGAATAATTAGAGTATACGAGTGTAAGACTTTCATTAAAACTGCGTCCTAAACGAAAATTCTTAAACTGAAGATCATGTTGAACGAAAAAAATGAATCTGGCATCGGAATTACCTCGAGGTTTTGTAGAAAAAAATTTCTTCTACCTGCCTCCCTATTATTTTTTTTCATATCCGTCATTATCCCGATCGCAGATTCTATTTTAGGATATTCCATTCAAAGACTGGGTTTAATCGTCGGAGGAATTGCCTCTTTCATTAGCATTATCTTAATTTTATACGGGAAATATATAGCAGCCGTTTATATTTGCTCGATTAGTTTTTGCTTGGCTCTTTGCGTCGGGACTTTTTGGGGTACTCATAATATTGCGTTCTGGTTTCCGACAGTCGTGCTGTTTCATTTATTCTTTGCCTCGAAAAAACATACCGTTTTTGTTTTCGTGTTTTGCTTGTTACTTTCTTTTATCCAAGCATATTTAAGAAGAGAAGAATTAAATTTTGGAGTATTAACGGACTCTATCGGCTCCTTAATCGTTCTCTCCGTAATCGGATTAATGATCGCCACTGATTTGGAAAAACTTCTGCTCCAGAAGAATTCCTTAATCCAAGAATTGAACCACAGAGTCAGAAATAATTTACAGGTCGTCTTAGGACTGATTTCGCTGTTGAAAGCTTCCAATGAATGGGCCGCGCCGACATTAAATATTCTGGAACGCAGAGTTTTGGCTTTATCCAGCGTTCATGATATCGATAGTGATCCATCGGATCCTGGTAAAGTCCCAATGAGCATCGTATTCGCCGACTACCTGAATCGAATCGCGGCCGAAGCGATTCGATTCCCGAAAATAAATATCCCGAAAAATGAAACCTTTCTTACGATCAAAGACGCAATTTTTATGGCGATGATTGCTGGAGAAATTATCACTACCGGAATGAATTCTCAAATCGAATCGTCCGTATCAGAACGACTTATCAATATAGAAATCGACGAATTAGAAACGGATTTAGTGGAATTGAAAATTACCGGGATTGCGATCGTTTTGGGGCAAGGCGTGGAATTCATCGAATTGTTAGCCGAACAATTAGGCGCCAAATTACGGGTCGCACACGATGAAGAAAAACCGATTAGCATCGTCACATTTAGAAAGTCTACCTAGGTGCTCGTTGCCGGACCGTAGTGAATGAAATAATCTCTTTTCTCGCAAACTCCCGTCGATAGAATTGGAATCTGAAGATGCCTATCAAAGTTTTTTCTTCCGACGACTTAACTCTCTTAGCGGAAAATCTGCTCTCTTCCGTTTCCGCCGAAATACGAGAAGAAGACGGATTGTACAGTCCGATTATAGTAATTCCAAATCAAAGTATGGAGACGTGGCTATACTTGGAATTTGTAAAGCGAGCCGGAATCGTTTTCAATATCCGTTTTCTCTTTTTAGAAAAGGCAATCGAAGAATTTTTATTAAAAAAATATTCTCCGGATCTAAAACCTAATTCGCGTCCCTTTCTTCTACCGGAAGCTAGGCGTTTTCTAATTTACGAATACATTCAAAAAACACCCGGCTTTCTCTCGGATTACCCGATTCTAAGCGCGTATCTTCTACCATCAGGAAGAAAAAAGATAGATCCTGTTCGACTATTCGAATTATCCGGAAGACTCGCTAAATATTTCAAAGATTACGAACTGCAAAGACAGGATTGGATTCGAAATTGGATAGGCAATCGATACGAAATGCTTCGCATAGGAGCCGAGGACATCGAAGAATGGAATGCTACGAAATCGCCGGTTTTCTTTTTACAAAAAGAGTTATATGCAGCGACTGCAGCAAGCGCTAACGCCGAAACACTTATTCAATTTGCTATGCGAACTCGCTCTTCGGAAAAAACGCCGAATACTAAAAAAGCAAAGCACGGAAAAATATATTTATTCGGACTCTCACAATTATCTTCTACCTATATAGCGTTGTTTAACGCACTTTTACCTGAGCTTTCCGTAGAAGTATTCCAATTCGGTCTACCGCAAGACGCGGTCGCGACTGACGCATCGCGGCTAACCACTTGTCGTAGCTGGGCAACTCCGTTCCGCACACTCCATCAAAGTTGGCTAGCTTCAGGGGCTCAAATTCATAAGATTCAAGACCGCGAAAAAAAACAAGATTCCCTGCTTGAAGCGCTACAGACTTATCTTTTAAGCGGAAAACAAGCTCTGTCGGACAGGCGATTCCGTGCCGACGCAAGCCTAATAATAGCTGAGGCTTCGGGAAAATTAAGAGAAGTGGAGTCGGTTTTTCACGCAATTCTTTCCAAGCTAGATGATGATCCGACACTTCGCTTAACGGATATCGGTATTTTCTGCGTAGACCTTCCCGATTATCGGCCGGCAATTGAAAGCATCTTCGAAGGGGGAATCCTTGCGAAGCAAATGAACCGGAATGGAAAGGAGGAATTTTCTCCAAAGACTCTTCCTTATACGATACGAGACGTGCGTGCCGGAGGGACAAGTTCCTTTTTGCGCGGATTGCTATGTATTTTCCCGTTACTCACTGGAAAAAAATCAAGAAAGGAATTCTTCGACCTATTTCGAAATTCTTGTTTCCAGGCAAAATGGGGTATCGACCCGGAAGCGGTTCAAGAATGGGGTATATATGCAAAAAACCTAAACCTTTACGTAGACGACTCCTTGGAAGGTGATCCACAGTCATTTTCCTTTCGGAACGGATTTATTCGATTGGCAATGTCTGAAGTCCTACCCGAATCTGCAGAGGCGGATACCGGTGTCTCGCCTTATCCTTCCCAAAATAAAATTTCCGTAGAGAATTGGATCGGTATTTGGAAAAAAGTTGAATCCCTTCTGAACTCCTTTTCCGATCGTTTATCGGATCCAAGTCTTTCATCCGACGAATTACTGGATTCGTTCTTAAGATTCGCGCAGGCAATGCTCGTTCCCGCCGAAGAAGAACCGGAAGAAGCAGCGATAGCGTTGGAATTGTTTTCCCGACTGGAATCCTTAAAAGGGATTTCGTGGGATGCCGGCGATGCTAAGGATAGAATTCGATTTTTTGAAACTTTTGTTCGCGAGTCCTGCGACGGAATTCCGGTCAGAAAGGGGAAATATCTTACCGGCGGAATTACCGTCTCAGCTTTGCAACCGATGCGCCCGATTCCGTTTCGGCATATATTTATACTAGGACTCGGGGAGGGGGCGTTTCCGGGAATCGACGATCGCTCCGCCTTCAACCTCAGACATCTGTCTCCTCGTATAGGCGATATTACGACTAGACAGACGAATGAATCCTTGTTATATGAAACGATTTTATCCGCGAAAGAAAGCCTGAATTTCTCCTTCGTTTCCCAGGATACGGGTAAGGACGAGGAGTTAGCGCCCTCCCCTTCCTTATTACAAATCGAGCAAGCGTTAAAAGAATTCATTCTACATCCGGAAGAAAGTGTCAGGATTCCCCTGCCGTTAAACAAACATAGTAGACAATATTTCGAAGCCAGGACTATTCCCCGCGAAAAGGATTTTCGGTCCACTTTCTTTAAAACGTACGACGCGTCCGCCATCACGGCTTACGGACAAGAAGAAGGAAAAAGAGAATACGCTAAAAAAATATTGAATTTCGGAACGGCCTCGCATTCCGCAATGTCATTACAGATCGAAAAGGAACTTACGATCGATTTGAGTGAGCTCATACAATTTTGGAGATCACCTCTCTTTTATTTTCTTAGGAAAAATTTCGGGCTGTACGTCCAAGACTTCGAAGAAGAAGAATCTGCATCCCAGAGAGAGCCGTTTCGAATTTCGGAAAGTTTTTCCTTAATTTCGGAAACTTGGAAACTTTTCGGAAAAAATTTTTCCGGGAAAAAGATACCCACCGATTCCCTCCCCATATTTTTACAAGGATACGAGAAAACGATTCAGAATTTCGGCAAACGCGGCTTACTTCCGCGAGGAACCTACCGTGACGTAGAAGAGATTCTCAATGCGGAAAAGTTCGAACGGTCCTGGGAAAAAATCGGACCACTGATAAATCAAAGTTATTTTTACGACGCGCTTTCTTTCGGCGAGACCGCTAAACAAGGATCTATCCTTTCTCTGCCGAGCCCATTCTTAGATATTTCCGAAGGAATTCGAGTGTACTTTAGCGGACTGAAGGAATCGGTGTTCGTTTCCGACGAGAATGCAAACATAATCTTAATCTATCCAAATTCGAAAAAAAACCTGAAAAACGGAATCGAGCCGCTAATAATACAATCACTCCTGGATCTCATACCGACGGAATCGAAAAAACAAAAGACAGTGCAGGTGTTATTCGGATACGTCTCTAAAGAAGGGGCGCCCGACGAATATCAATTACAATCGGAAAGATTGGAAAGCAAAAATTTCCTAAAAGATCTTGTAGAAGAATACCTCCGTCCTTGTACTGCATTAATTTCTCCGCAATT
Encoded here:
- a CDS encoding histidine kinase dimerization/phosphoacceptor domain -containing protein — encoded protein: MLNEKNESGIGITSRFCRKKFLLPASLLFFFISVIIPIADSILGYSIQRLGLIVGGIASFISIILILYGKYIAAVYICSISFCLALCVGTFWGTHNIAFWFPTVVLFHLFFASKKHTVFVFVFCLLLSFIQAYLRREELNFGVLTDSIGSLIVLSVIGLMIATDLEKLLLQKNSLIQELNHRVRNNLQVVLGLISLLKASNEWAAPTLNILERRVLALSSVHDIDSDPSDPGKVPMSIVFADYLNRIAAEAIRFPKINIPKNETFLTIKDAIFMAMIAGEIITTGMNSQIESSVSERLINIEIDELETDLVELKITGIAIVLGQGVEFIELLAEQLGAKLRVAHDEEKPISIVTFRKST
- a CDS encoding exodeoxyribonuclease V subunit gamma translates to MPIKVFSSDDLTLLAENLLSSVSAEIREEDGLYSPIIVIPNQSMETWLYLEFVKRAGIVFNIRFLFLEKAIEEFLLKKYSPDLKPNSRPFLLPEARRFLIYEYIQKTPGFLSDYPILSAYLLPSGRKKIDPVRLFELSGRLAKYFKDYELQRQDWIRNWIGNRYEMLRIGAEDIEEWNATKSPVFFLQKELYAATAASANAETLIQFAMRTRSSEKTPNTKKAKHGKIYLFGLSQLSSTYIALFNALLPELSVEVFQFGLPQDAVATDASRLTTCRSWATPFRTLHQSWLASGAQIHKIQDREKKQDSLLEALQTYLLSGKQALSDRRFRADASLIIAEASGKLREVESVFHAILSKLDDDPTLRLTDIGIFCVDLPDYRPAIESIFEGGILAKQMNRNGKEEFSPKTLPYTIRDVRAGGTSSFLRGLLCIFPLLTGKKSRKEFFDLFRNSCFQAKWGIDPEAVQEWGIYAKNLNLYVDDSLEGDPQSFSFRNGFIRLAMSEVLPESAEADTGVSPYPSQNKISVENWIGIWKKVESLLNSFSDRLSDPSLSSDELLDSFLRFAQAMLVPAEEEPEEAAIALELFSRLESLKGISWDAGDAKDRIRFFETFVRESCDGIPVRKGKYLTGGITVSALQPMRPIPFRHIFILGLGEGAFPGIDDRSAFNLRHLSPRIGDITTRQTNESLLYETILSAKESLNFSFVSQDTGKDEELAPSPSLLQIEQALKEFILHPEESVRIPLPLNKHSRQYFEARTIPREKDFRSTFFKTYDASAITAYGQEEGKREYAKKILNFGTASHSAMSLQIEKELTIDLSELIQFWRSPLFYFLRKNFGLYVQDFEEEESASQREPFRISESFSLISETWKLFGKNFSGKKIPTDSLPIFLQGYEKTIQNFGKRGLLPRGTYRDVEEILNAEKFERSWEKIGPLINQSYFYDALSFGETAKQGSILSLPSPFLDISEGIRVYFSGLKESVFVSDENANIILIYPNSKKNLKNGIEPLIIQSLLDLIPTESKKQKTVQVLFGYVSKEGAPDEYQLQSERLESKNFLKDLVEEYLRPCTALISPQFWEDFPLRKEISQSAKKEDRERLSQEYSLWIRESLEYDLSEYLNPTLRLLPSPKDHIPVNALDLSEKLYEPVLRSLS